One segment of Streptomyces sp. NBC_00576 DNA contains the following:
- a CDS encoding MarR family winged helix-turn-helix transcriptional regulator encodes MADADLKLLYRELVSLEIELWDGIEGRLRAEYDLPLTSFEVLHLLLLRPGRRIQDIAEEFSITVGGTSKVVDRLEAAGLCERRANPNDRRSSIVELTPEGRKLVGGALKVFEEELELRIGSVIPEQSVREVTAVLGTLRAAGRALAAERKAAAQTPVPAVRAPKQPGRPSS; translated from the coding sequence ATGGCTGACGCTGACCTGAAGCTGCTGTACCGGGAACTGGTCTCGCTGGAGATCGAGCTGTGGGACGGCATCGAGGGGCGATTGCGGGCCGAGTACGACCTGCCGCTGACCTCGTTCGAGGTACTGCACCTGCTGCTGCTGCGGCCCGGGCGGCGGATCCAGGACATCGCGGAGGAGTTCTCGATCACGGTGGGCGGCACGAGCAAGGTGGTCGACCGTCTGGAGGCGGCGGGCCTGTGCGAGCGGCGGGCCAATCCGAACGACCGCCGTTCCTCGATCGTCGAGCTGACGCCCGAGGGGCGGAAGCTGGTGGGCGGGGCGCTGAAGGTCTTCGAGGAGGAGCTGGAACTGCGTATCGGGTCGGTGATTCCCGAGCAGTCCGTACGCGAGGTGACCGCGGTCCTCGGCACGCTGCGGGCAGCCGGACGCGCCCTGGCGGCGGAGCGGAAGGCCGCCGCGCAGACGCCGGTGCCGGCTGTGCGGGCGCCGAAGCAGCCCGGCCGACCGTCATCGTGA
- a CDS encoding response regulator transcription factor translates to MSRRTHTPLAVIGDTSADEVSSLLRAGVTGIINPHIQAGLFVAALDLISKGGTVISSPSTPTKISAALPGPALDQLSTREREILTLLATQPDNQTLARLLGISPFTVKSHVNRILPKLGASSRAHLVTITIAYESGLVSPGLPAVRTPAYSIVDGSSAGNSATRSGRTGR, encoded by the coding sequence GTGAGCAGGAGGACCCACACCCCGCTCGCCGTCATCGGTGACACATCCGCCGACGAGGTCAGCTCACTTCTGCGTGCCGGAGTCACCGGCATCATCAACCCCCACATCCAGGCGGGCCTCTTCGTGGCGGCACTCGACCTGATAAGCAAGGGCGGCACAGTGATCTCCTCGCCGTCCACCCCCACGAAGATCTCCGCCGCCCTACCGGGTCCCGCGCTGGACCAACTCTCCACGAGGGAGCGCGAGATCCTCACCCTGCTCGCGACCCAGCCGGACAACCAGACGCTGGCCCGGCTCCTCGGCATCAGCCCGTTCACGGTCAAGTCCCACGTGAACCGGATCCTGCCTAAGCTCGGCGCCTCCTCCCGCGCCCACCTGGTCACCATCACCATCGCCTACGAAAGCGGACTCGTCAGTCCCGGCCTGCCGGCCGTGCGCACGCCCGCGTACTCAATCGTCGACGGCTCGTCGGCAGGGAACTCCGCAACCAGGTCGGGCCGTACAGGGCGGTAA